The Humulus lupulus chromosome 3, drHumLupu1.1, whole genome shotgun sequence genome window below encodes:
- the LOC133824502 gene encoding DUF724 domain-containing protein 7-like: MVDSSRKDTRVEVRRTGQGFKNAWYPATIVTPRSHSPKKRKRNKNDEQGSIVVVKYQSIFTDAAKKRRLVEKLDRAFIRPAPPSHTEPELDKPFEPNDVVDALNDGVWWTGVLLRVDDDNCTVFFKDSPDLKDFHLSQLRPHWDWVEEKWSPSQKQEIQYSKFKPGTPVEVHHKTNNTGVTWIPATVIGEKGTDSVVVRCKKDKAEKITVQLEMFRPEPPQLSSDKDFQLMDRVDAFCDLGWSVGSITKVLIQRRYAVNFGTMRERNEVVFNHSKLRLHLEWVDGQWITNSGEVVTPPTQQLQTHQVCDTATNIDSPPTLDESSGSELNVTEKQTPCSTNKDDAQMKELQQPSATATNVDGANSPKVNGNVQEAENSNVFVEPHGDEYDISVLLSFEEGDQNPNGIIEKRGEHSELQAANSQDNNEERNTPFVKRSKVWKLVESLEVFQKLPQKPHFHPLLKEEGDEIEREALALSYMVKFAFLIEKIFNLGEDGSMADVDFVLTQLTEMEKMGFDVKIVKNNLNEWRRKKVELEEVKAQIALHTDKKAKIDEELKIIEEKRSSLMSASAHEASQVSKWIGEADMINEAINAIMESS; the protein is encoded by the exons ATGGTTGATTCTTCAAGAAAAGATACTAGGGTTGAGGTTCGGAGAACTGGCCAAGGCTTCAAGAACGCCTGGTATCCGGCCACCATTGTTACTCCTCGTTCTCACTCACCAAAGAAGAGGAAGCGTAACAAAAACGACGAACAAGGCTCCATCGTCGTCGTAAAATATCAAAGCATCTTTACCGACGCCGCCAAAAAGAGACGCCTCGTTGAAAAGCTCGACCGTGCTTTTATCAGGCCGGCGCCACCTTCCCACACAGAGCCGGAACTTGATAAGCCATTTGAGCCAAACGACGTCGTTGATGCCTTAAACGACGGCGTCTGGTGGACTGGTGTCCTCCTCCGCGTCGATGACGACAACTGCACTGTTTTCTTCAAGGACTCTCCTGATCTGAAGGACTTCCACCTCTCACAGCTCCGACCTCACTGGGATTGGGTGGAAGAAAAATGGAGTCCGTCACAAAAGCAG GAAATACAATACTCAAAATTCAAACCAGGAACACCAGTAGAAGTGCATCATAAGACCAATAATACGGGGGTTACATGGATCCCAGCTACTGTGATTGGGGAAAAGGGTACAGATTCTGTTGTAGTGAGGTGTAAGAAGGATAAAGCTGAGAAAATTACTGTACAACTAGAGATGTTTAGACCTGAGCCTCCTCAATTGAGTAGTGACAAAGATTTTCAGTTGATGGATAGGGTTGATGCTTTCTGTGATTTGGGTTGGTCAGTTGGATCAATCACTAAAGTTCTTATACAAAGAAGGTACGCTGTTAATTTTGGTACTATGAGGGAGAGGAATGAGGTGGTATTCAATCACTCTAAACTGCGGTTACACTTGGAATGGGTTGATGGACAATGGATTACCAATTCAGGG gAGGTTGTAACCCCACCCACTCAACAACTTCAAACTCACCAAGTATGTGATACAGCCACAAACATTGATTCACCACCTACCTTAGATGAAAGCTCTGGTTCTGAACTCAATGTGACTGAAAAACAAACACCTTGTTCAACCAACAAGGATGATGCTCAAATGAAAGAGCTGCAACAACCCTCAGCTACTGCTACGAATG TTGATGGGGCCAATTCGCCGAAAGTAAATGGCAATGTACAAGAAGCTGAAAATTCAAACGTGTTCGTGGAGCCTCATGGTGATGAGTATGACATTTCTGTTCTGCTATCTTTTGAG GAGGGTGATCAAAATCCAAACGGTATAATAGAGAAGAGGGGAGAACACTCTGAATTACAAGCTGCAAACTCTCAAG ATAACAATGAGGAAAGAAACACTCCTTTTGTGAAAAGATCAAAAGTTTGGAAATTAGTGGAATCATTGGAAGTCTTCCAAAAACTGCCACAGAAGCCTCATTTTCATCCTTTGTTGAAAGAGGAAGGCGATGAAATTGAACGTGAAGCATTAGCTTTGAGTTATATGGTTAAGTTTGCCTTTTTGATTGAGAAGATCTTCAATTTAGGAGAAGATGGTAGTATGGCTGATGTTGATTTCGTACTCACACAATTGACTGAAATGGAGAAGATGGGATTTGATGTGAAGATAGTAAAGAATAATCTGAATGAGTGGAGAAGGAAGAAAGTTGAGTTGGAAGAAGTGAAAGCTCAAATAGCTTTGCATACTGATAAAAAGGCTAAAATTGATGAGGAGCTGAAGATAATTGAAGAGAAACGATCATCGCTTATGTCTGCAAGTGCTCATGAAGCTTCCCAAGTGAGCAAGTGGATTGGAGAAGCCGACATGATCAATGAAGCTATTAATGCTATAATGGAGAGCTCTTAA